The Sphingopyxis sp. TUF1 genome segment CGACCGCCAGGGGCGCGGACGTAGCGAGACATTATCCGACCGCGCCGACGATCCGCGCCGCGGTCGCATCCCGAAGCTATGGGTCGGAGACACCGTGCCGCCCGTTCCCGAACGGGCGGTTGCGATGCCGGAACTGGCGGACTATGTGCAAAGCCTGCTTGTCGAAGCGGAGATTCGAACACAGGGCGTGACGGCCTGGGCCCTGCCGCAACGACCCCGCCTGGGCCGCACGCGGCTGCCCGGACGCACGGTGCTGGTCGTCGCCGAAGTCGATGGACGCTTTTACGGGGTGCGGAGCCGGGTCGCATCGAGCGGCGGCCGGTTGCAGGGTTTTCTGGTCTGGCAGACGCTCTCGCTCTATCTGTTGCTGCTCATCCCGATCATGGTGATCGCGTGGCGCGTCGCGGCGCCGCTCCGCGACCTGACGCGCGCGGCGCGCGCCAACCCGGCGCAGCGAGAAACCGTGCCGCTTGAAGCGGCCGGGCCGTCGGACGTGCGCGACCTGATCGCCGCCTTTAACGCCTATCGTGAGCGGATCACGGCGATGCTGTCGGACAAGGACCGGATGCTCGGCGCGGTGGGCCATGACCTTCGCACCCCGCTTGCCAGCCTGCGCGTGCGCGTCGAGCAGGTCGACGATGACCGGTTGCGCGAAAAGATGATCGCCAGCATCGACGAGATGACTGCGATGCTGACCGACATATTGGCGCTGGCGCGGTCGGGCGCCGGAACCGAAGCGGCCGAGGCGGTTTCGCTACGCCAGCTGGTGGGCGAACTGGCTGCCGATTATCGCGAGAGCGGCAAGGATGTCGCGGCGGGACCGCTTGTCGAGGCGGTGGTGCGGGCGAGACCGATGCTGCTGAAACGCGCGATCCGCAACCTCGTCGACAATGCCGTGTCCTATGGAACGCGCGCGCGGCTGTCGGTGGCGGTCGAGGGCGGTGAGGCGCGGATCATCGTGTCGGACGATGGTCCCGGCCTGACCGACGAGCAGATCCGCACACTGGTGGAACCCTTTGCGCGCGGCGAGCAGTCGCGCAACCGCGCGACCGGCGGTGCGGGGCTGGGCCTGTCGATCGCACGCGAGATCGCCGAGGGCGAGGGCGGCACGCTGACGCTTGCCAATCGCGCGGGCGGCGGGCTCGATGCGGTGATCGCGTTGCCGGTTCGAGTATAGCAGTCTTCGGTCATGCCGGCCGTTCCAAAGTTCAGGAAAAGTCAGCCTTACGCGGCGGCCAGTTTGGCGCAGAGGCCGCGAAATCGCTTCAACGGTCAGTAAAGGTCAGCCTTACGCGGCCGCCGATTTGCGCCCTGGTGCCTCCACACATCCCCAACCCTGGCAGCGACATTTTTGTCTATTTATTGAAAGAGCCGAGATGGAGGCTGGCACAGCCGGGCCATGTAGGACAGCATTTTTTGCAGCGGATTTCTGGCTTACGGTGGAAAGCGGACACTAGGCTCAGCAGTCGCCTCCGGCATCGACGACCGTTCCGTTGATATGCCTTCCCGCACCTCGTCTATACGTCACCATTAACCATTTTTGCTTAGCCGAGAAACAATGAACTAGTAATGAAAACGGGCTTCTCTACGAGGGCGGTCTTTCATAGGGATTGTGCATGCATATAGTTTTCACGATTGCCGGACTTGGCGCCGGCGGGGCCGAACGTGTCCTACAGTTGATTACGGCGGACTGGGTACTTGATCGTCAAATCACGATAGTGTCTTTCGATGCACCAACTGATCCAATTTTTCATCCCTTTGATTCGAGTGTAAATTTTGTCCGACTAAATATCCCGGCGGCTAAGGCAGGATTGCTCAGCCAGGTTTTCACAACACTTCGACGTATCATAGCACTTCGTCGAACGGTCAAAAAACTAGATCCAGATGTGGTGATTTCTTTTCTGACTAAAATAAATGTCATATCTCTTATTGCGTGTCTTGGTACCAAATATCGCGTGATAATTTCGGAACGAAATAATCCGAAAATGCAGAAGGCTCATGGAAGTTGGAATTTTCTTCTCTCGTGTCTTCAATGGCGCGCCTCAGCGATAGTGATGCAAACCCGACGTAGTTTGGAAGTTCTTTCGGGCAAGACGCGTGAACGTGCGTGCGTCATCGGAAATCCGGTTGAGCGGCTGGCAAGGCCTCTCGCGAAGCGCGGCCCGCCGGTTCTAGTCGCTGTAGGCAGGCTCACGCCGCAGAAAGGTTTTGACCTATTGATTGAAGCCTTTGCGGCGATCGCGCCCTTGCATCCCGATTGGACATTGCGCATTTGGGGCGAGGGCGAGTTGCGGCAGCAGCTACAGCTTCAAATTCAACGCCTTGGTCTTTCGGACAGAATTGAATTGCCGGGGAAGAGTAAAGACCCGGCAGCATGGATTGCGG includes the following:
- a CDS encoding sensor histidine kinase; protein product: MKLRLWPRSLIGQLVFAVAVMLFVAQAVNFALLARGQKQQALAHGGGMAVARIIDAIDRQGRGRSETLSDRADDPRRGRIPKLWVGDTVPPVPERAVAMPELADYVQSLLVEAEIRTQGVTAWALPQRPRLGRTRLPGRTVLVVAEVDGRFYGVRSRVASSGGRLQGFLVWQTLSLYLLLLIPIMVIAWRVAAPLRDLTRAARANPAQRETVPLEAAGPSDVRDLIAAFNAYRERITAMLSDKDRMLGAVGHDLRTPLASLRVRVEQVDDDRLREKMIASIDEMTAMLTDILALARSGAGTEAAEAVSLRQLVGELAADYRESGKDVAAGPLVEAVVRARPMLLKRAIRNLVDNAVSYGTRARLSVAVEGGEARIIVSDDGPGLTDEQIRTLVEPFARGEQSRNRATGGAGLGLSIAREIAEGEGGTLTLANRAGGGLDAVIALPVRV
- a CDS encoding glycosyltransferase family 4 protein, giving the protein MHIVFTIAGLGAGGAERVLQLITADWVLDRQITIVSFDAPTDPIFHPFDSSVNFVRLNIPAAKAGLLSQVFTTLRRIIALRRTVKKLDPDVVISFLTKINVISLIACLGTKYRVIISERNNPKMQKAHGSWNFLLSCLQWRASAIVMQTRRSLEVLSGKTRERACVIGNPVERLARPLAKRGPPVLVAVGRLTPQKGFDLLIEAFAAIAPLHPDWTLRIWGEGELRQQLQLQIQRLGLSDRIELPGKSKDPAAWIAGADAFVFPSRYEGFGNALAEAAGAGLAVVSFDCPFGPSDIIDHDRTGLLVPAGNVEALSSALDRVMADEDLRRNLGAAARADIQRFAPDKIIAKWDALLDRVLEDSSGAR